Proteins encoded together in one Campylobacter anatolicus window:
- a CDS encoding metal ABC transporter ATP-binding protein, translated as MKHTIEITDVNFGYDKQLALENINLTYDSKDFLAIIGPNGGGKSTLLKLMLGLLTPQSGDIRLFGKKPQDVSKFIGYVPQNCLANQSFPMRVIEVVLMGLIDKKMFGFYSKAECEIAMRSLEKVGMAHLSNQRIGELSGGQRQRVYIARALCANAKILMLDEPTASIDARGQAEIYTILKQINAQGIGIVLISHDINIALNFATKVAYVSKNLHFHDISPQTTKQDFIMHLAHRHSHFCDVEIALGECECNNKNVEQAQADRLLTIYGTKDKRDLKETIWWRS; from the coding sequence TTGAAACATACGATAGAAATAACCGATGTCAACTTTGGTTATGACAAACAGTTGGCATTAGAAAATATAAATTTGACATATGATAGCAAAGACTTTTTAGCCATCATCGGTCCAAATGGCGGTGGTAAAAGCACACTTTTAAAGCTCATGCTTGGACTTTTAACACCGCAAAGTGGCGATATAAGGTTATTTGGCAAAAAACCACAAGATGTGAGTAAATTTATCGGTTACGTGCCACAAAACTGCTTGGCAAATCAAAGCTTTCCTATGCGTGTTATCGAAGTCGTTTTAATGGGACTAATAGATAAAAAAATGTTTGGCTTTTACTCAAAGGCCGAGTGTGAGATCGCGATGAGATCGCTTGAAAAGGTCGGTATGGCTCATCTTAGCAATCAGCGTATCGGTGAGCTAAGTGGCGGCCAAAGACAACGCGTATATATCGCTAGAGCTCTTTGTGCGAATGCAAAAATTTTAATGCTCGATGAACCAACTGCAAGTATAGACGCAAGAGGTCAGGCTGAAATTTATACCATACTAAAACAGATAAATGCCCAAGGTATCGGCATAGTGCTAATAAGTCACGATATAAATATAGCGTTAAATTTTGCGACAAAAGTAGCTTATGTAAGTAAAAATTTGCACTTTCACGATATATCGCCACAGACAACAAAGCAAGATTTTATAATGCATTTAGCACATAGACATAGCCATTTTTGTGATGTTGAGATAGCACTTGGTGAGTGTGAGTGCAACAACAAAAATGTGGAACAAGCACAAGCAGATAGGCTTTTAACGATATATGGCACAAAAGATAAAAGAGATTTAAAAGAGACTATATGGTGGAGATCTTAA
- a CDS encoding metal ABC transporter permease, which translates to MVEILNLNFMQNALLAGLLVSIVCGLIGSLVVINRMTFIAGGIAHGAYGGIGLAFFLSLDPLLGAGLFSLFLAILIATITLNDKTKIDSVIGAIWAFGMAIGIIFIDLTPGYRADLMSYLFGSILAVSDADLVFIGIIDVIFLLIISLFYRQFVAISFDSEFAKLRSVNTTLFYYILVCMMALCVVATIRVVGLILVIALLTIPPYIAQIFAKRLGSMMAISTIFSVIFCIAGLTLSFCFNLTSGASIILIASLCFFGFCFKFKSLRS; encoded by the coding sequence ATGGTGGAGATCTTAAACTTAAATTTTATGCAAAATGCCCTTCTTGCTGGGCTATTAGTTAGTATCGTATGCGGACTTATCGGTTCGCTAGTGGTGATAAATCGCATGACATTTATCGCTGGCGGTATAGCACACGGAGCATATGGTGGCATCGGACTTGCCTTTTTTCTTTCCCTTGACCCACTTTTGGGAGCTGGGCTATTTTCACTATTTTTAGCTATTCTCATCGCGACAATCACACTAAATGACAAGACAAAGATCGATTCTGTTATAGGTGCCATTTGGGCTTTTGGTATGGCGATCGGTATCATATTTATCGACCTTACGCCCGGATATAGAGCGGATCTTATGAGCTATCTTTTTGGTTCGATTTTAGCCGTTAGTGATGCAGATCTTGTTTTTATTGGTATTATAGATGTAATATTTTTGCTTATAATATCTCTATTTTATCGTCAGTTTGTAGCGATTAGCTTTGACAGTGAATTTGCAAAGCTTAGAAGTGTCAATACTACTCTTTTTTACTACATTTTAGTCTGTATGATGGCACTTTGTGTGGTTGCGACGATCCGCGTCGTAGGGCTTATACTTGTTATTGCTTTGCTGACGATACCGCCATATATAGCACAAATCTTTGCAAAAAGACTAGGCTCGATGATGGCTATATCAACGATATTTTCAGTTATTTTTTGTATCGCTGGTCTGACACTTAGTTTTTGTTTCAATCTAACAAGCGGTGCGAGTATCATACTCATCGCATCGCTTTGTTTTTTTGGATTTTGTTTTAAATTTAAGAGTTTAAGAAGTTAA
- a CDS encoding type II secretion system protein, with amino-acid sequence MRKGFTMIELIFVIVILGILATVAIPRLAATRDDAEVAKAATNLTTLIGDVGVYYTSQGQLGKLEQMTNVQLVDSSSDGKSGVIASAGKKCIKIELKDFDVSTNKPAFLKVSGGDNSGDTICVKVLSTSSVDRIIKSKFQYTNASGSSGESGEGEIAIGGISVKF; translated from the coding sequence ATGAGAAAAGGCTTTACGATGATAGAGCTTATTTTTGTGATTGTTATATTAGGTATATTAGCAACTGTTGCTATACCTCGGTTAGCCGCAACTAGAGATGATGCAGAAGTGGCAAAAGCAGCTACAAATTTAACAACACTCATTGGCGATGTCGGAGTTTATTATACATCTCAGGGGCAGCTTGGCAAACTTGAGCAGATGACAAATGTTCAGCTAGTCGATAGTTCAAGTGATGGTAAGTCAGGCGTAATAGCTTCAGCCGGTAAAAAATGCATAAAGATTGAGCTAAAAGACTTTGATGTTTCGACAAATAAACCAGCATTTTTAAAGGTCAGTGGCGGAGATAATAGCGGTGATACTATATGCGTAAAAGTCCTTTCCACTAGTAGCGTAGATCGTATAATAAAGTCAAAATTCCAATACACAAATGCTAGTGGTAGCAGTGGTGAAAGTGGCGAAGGCGAGATCGCTATCGGTGGCATATCGGTTAAATTTTAA
- a CDS encoding DMT family transporter: MLKIRKIKEFHADIPLIFVALVWGATFLPMAGATATNGVFTILFWRFFISFLLMFVFVLKFKDIDFNSIKYGFILGLILFCGFSVQTFAFKFTFSSSVAFISGLNVVVVPFLMYIFFAQRLYTSAFIGILLGVVGLYLLSNAQLGVGLGESLSVICAFAWAMHIIFTNRFVKRCEIFMLITTQFAVMSVLSLSFAYIFDGGIVPNLDFAFYKAMVVSVVFATLFGFIMQHLMLYHTTPIKAALIFTLEPVSAGILGYFVGGEHLSGLQIFGAVAIMAGVLVSEIGSYLHNKI, from the coding sequence ATGTTAAAAATAAGAAAGATAAAAGAATTTCATGCTGATATACCACTGATCTTTGTCGCTTTAGTTTGGGGTGCTACATTTCTTCCTATGGCTGGTGCAACTGCCACAAATGGTGTATTTACGATACTTTTTTGGCGATTTTTTATCTCTTTTTTGCTTATGTTTGTATTTGTTTTAAAATTTAAAGATATAGATTTTAACTCTATTAAGTATGGTTTTATTTTAGGACTTATTTTATTTTGCGGTTTTAGCGTTCAAACGTTTGCTTTTAAATTTACATTTAGTTCAAGCGTGGCGTTTATATCCGGACTAAATGTCGTTGTCGTGCCATTTTTGATGTATATATTTTTTGCCCAAAGGCTTTATACGAGTGCATTTATAGGAATTTTGCTGGGTGTTGTGGGACTTTATCTTCTCTCAAATGCCCAGCTTGGCGTGGGACTTGGTGAGAGTCTTAGCGTTATATGTGCTTTTGCGTGGGCTATGCATATTATTTTTACAAATCGCTTTGTAAAAAGGTGTGAGATTTTTATGCTCATAACAACGCAGTTTGCCGTAATGAGTGTCCTTTCACTATCTTTTGCCTATATTTTTGATGGCGGTATTGTACCAAATTTAGACTTTGCGTTTTATAAAGCGATGGTTGTATCGGTAGTTTTTGCTACACTTTTTGGTTTTATTATGCAACATTTGATGCTTTATCACACTACTCCGATAAAGGCAGCCTTGATCTTTACGCTTGAGCCAGTTAGTGCTGGTATACTTGGGTATTTTGTAGGTGGAGAGCATCTAAGCGGACTTCAAATTTTTGGTGCAGTGGCGATAATGGCAGGAGTTTTGGTCAGTGAGATAGGGTCGTATTTACACAATAAAATATAG